Proteins from a single region of Apium graveolens cultivar Ventura chromosome 7, ASM990537v1, whole genome shotgun sequence:
- the LOC141675219 gene encoding putative NAD(P)H dehydrogenase (quinone) FQR1-like 1 encodes MATKVYIVYYSMYGHVAKLAEEILKGASSVEGVEAKLWQVPETLSGEVLGKLSAAPRSDVPVITPDELTEADGLIFGFPTRFGMMAAQFKAFLDSTGGLWGTQKLAGKPAGLFYSTGSQGGGQETTALTAITQLVHHGMIFVPIGYTFGSGMFEMESVKGGSPYGAGTYAGDGSRQPSDLELEQAFHQGKYIAGITKKLKGTA; translated from the exons ATGGCAACTAAAGTCTATATTGt GTACTACTCTATGTATGGGCATGTTGCAAAGCTTGCAGAAGAGATTCTTAAGGGAGCTTCTTCCGTTGAAGGAGTTGAGGCTAAGCTGTGGCAG GTGCCAGAAACACTATCAGGGGAAGTGCTTGGAAAGTTGAGTGCTGCACCGAGGAGTGATGTTCCAGTCATTACTCCAGATGAACTTACTGAGGCAGATGGTTTGATCTTTGGTTTTCCAACTAGATTCGGAATGATGGCTGCACAATTCAAGGCATTTCTAGACTCAACTGGTGGCTTGTGGGGAACTCAGAAACTAGCAGGCAAACCTGCAGGCCTCTTTTACAGCACTGGATCTCAAGGCGGTGGTCAAGAAACAACTGC GCTGACCGCCATTACTCAGCTTGTTCACCATGGCATGATTTTTGTACCAATTGGCTATACATTTGGATCTGGTATGTTTGAGATGGAGAGTGTCAAAGGTGGAAGTCCATATGGTGCTGGTACTTATGCTGGAGATGGTTCGCGACAGCCTTCTGATCTGGAGCTTGAACAGGCTTTTCATCAGGGGAAGTACATTGCTGGCATTACTAAGAAGCTCAAGGGAACTGCTTGA